Sequence from the Deinococcus reticulitermitis genome:
GCGAGGTGGAGGTCAAGGGCGAGAAGAGCGGGTTTTGCATGCTCGCCGGCGCCGGCGCCGACGCCGCGATGATCCGCGATTCCGAAGACCTCAAGGAAAGATTCGGCGTGATGGCCTACGTCCTGAGCGCGATGAAGCAGCTCAGCCCGAAAAAGACCACCTTCCACCTCGTCATCGACGGGGAGGCGCGCGACTTCGAGGGCATCGGGGTGATGGTGGCCAACTTCGGGATGGCGAACTACCGCCTGCCGATCACCAGCGAGATCAGCCCGTCGGACGGCAAGCTCACGGTGATTTTGCTGAGCGCCGGCAACCTGCTGCGGCTCGGCGGCAACCTGCTCGACTCGGTGCGCGGCAAGCTCGGGCTCGGGGACCCGGTCTTCAGCGACAACATGCAGACCCTCGAGGCCAAGCAGGTCACCGTCGAGGCCGACGATCCCTTTCCCCTGCAGTACGACGGCGAACTCCACGTCGAAACCACCCCCTTCACGGCCCGGGTGCTGCCGGGAGCGATCCGCTTTCTCACGCAGGCCCGCCGCGACGACCTGGCCACCTAGAGCCGTTCGGAAGGCTTGTGTTCCGACGCGGCCTGCCTTTCGCCCGGTCCACTGCTCTGGAGCGCCAGCCGCTCGACCGTCCCCCCGAGCCGAGACCGCTCGGCAGCGAACGCGATGCGGTGCGAGTCGAGCGACTCGGCCAGCGGGGTCGGCACCACGGCCTCGCCCCGTAAGAAACGCAGCCAGGCCGTGACCAGCCCCGCGTCTCCGCCCCCGTGGTTG
This genomic interval carries:
- a CDS encoding diacylglycerol/lipid kinase family protein codes for the protein MTGSSSHPSSAAAPAPASRILIVANPRSGQGESGLGDFAEALRAAGAEVVLRELEAGTPMAEYVADLASFTALVGAGGDGTVSSLAYAARYQNVPMLAYPAGTANLIAQNLDLPRDPAQLAQLVLAGNTVRVDMGEVEVKGEKSGFCMLAGAGADAAMIRDSEDLKERFGVMAYVLSAMKQLSPKKTTFHLVIDGEARDFEGIGVMVANFGMANYRLPITSEISPSDGKLTVILLSAGNLLRLGGNLLDSVRGKLGLGDPVFSDNMQTLEAKQVTVEADDPFPLQYDGELHVETTPFTARVLPGAIRFLTQARRDDLAT